Proteins from one Streptomyces genisteinicus genomic window:
- the recR gene encoding recombination mediator RecR — translation MYEGVVQDLIDELGRLPGVGPKSAQRIAFHILQSEPTDVRRLAHALLEVKDKVRFCEVCGNVAQQEQCNICRDPRRDRAVICVVEEPKDVVAIERTREFRGRYHVLGGAISPIEGVGPDDLRIRELLARLADGAVTELILATDPNLEGEATATYLARMVKPMGLTVTRLASGLPVGGDLEYADEVTLGRAFEGRRLLDV, via the coding sequence TTGTACGAAGGCGTGGTTCAGGACCTCATCGACGAACTGGGCAGGCTGCCCGGCGTCGGTCCCAAGAGCGCGCAGCGGATCGCCTTCCACATCCTCCAGTCCGAGCCCACGGACGTGCGCCGCCTCGCGCACGCGTTGCTCGAGGTCAAGGACAAGGTCCGCTTCTGCGAGGTCTGCGGCAATGTGGCACAGCAGGAGCAGTGCAACATCTGCCGGGACCCCCGCCGCGACCGGGCCGTCATCTGCGTCGTGGAGGAGCCCAAGGACGTCGTGGCGATCGAGCGGACGCGTGAGTTCCGCGGCCGCTACCACGTGCTCGGCGGGGCCATCAGCCCCATCGAGGGCGTCGGCCCCGACGACCTGCGCATCCGTGAGCTGCTCGCCCGCCTCGCCGACGGCGCGGTCACCGAGCTGATCCTGGCCACGGACCCCAATCTCGAGGGCGAGGCGACCGCCACGTACCTCGCACGCATGGTGAAGCCGATGGGACTCACCGTCACGCGGCTGGCCAGCGGTCTCCCGGTAGGGGGAGACTTGGAATACGCC